The sequence CTAACAGGGCGTATCAACGTCTGGGAAAAGGGCTTGGTCCGTATGGCTAATACAGACCATGCCCTTTGTCCATTGCGGGACAGCCCGTGTCCATTTGCGGACAAGCCGAATAAGTAATACGGCCGTAAAACAGGTCATACGGGGCCGTTCTGGCCCTTTTGCACCTTTGGCCGTCTATTTGTACGATAAAATGCAGACTAATCCGAAACGCGTATGCGCCGAACGTACCTGGGCGAATTTGAAGAAGTGGTGTTGCTGATGGTGGCCATTCTGGATGGCGACGGCTACGGGGTTACGGTCAGCCAGGCGCTGGAAGAGCATACGGGGCGGGTCGTCACGTTCGGGGCGGTGCATAACACGCTCATCCGGCTGGAAGAGAAGGGGTTCGTCATCTCTGAACTCGGCGGGGCCACGGCCGCGCGGGGCGGGCGACGCAAGCGGCTGTTTCGGGTAACGGCACTGGGCAGCCGGGCCTTGCAGGAGATCCAGCAACTGCGGCAGGAATTGTGGCAACTGGTTCCACCTCACACCCTCCGACTGAGCGGCCTATGAAAACGCCCAAACCCAATTACCGCGCCTCCCAGTCAACCCCACCCCGCTGGGTACGTTGGCTGCTGAGGCGGCTGCACCCCACAGACACCCTGGAAGAAGTGGAGGGCGACCTCGACGAGCTCTACGCCGACTGGCAGGCGCGGGCGGGGCGTACCCAGGCCACACTCCGCTACGTGCTCAACGTGGCGTCGGTGCTGCCGCCTTTCGTGCGCCGGCGACAACGTACCCGGCCGGAATACCCCAACCCAACCCCGACAACCATGTTACGCAACTACCTGACAGTCGCCCTCCGCACCCTGGTCAAGCACAAGGCCTACTCGGCCATCAACATTGGCGGGCTGGCCGTGGGTATGGCCGTAGCCATGCTCATCGGCCTGTGGGTATATGACGAACTGTCGGTTAACCGATCCTTCCAGCACCACGACCGTATTGCGCAGGTCGTGCGCAACCGAACGGTGAACGGAGACACCGATACCAAAATGGGGCTGCCCATTCCCTTGGCCCAAAGTCTGAAAACCACCTACGGCAACTCATTTAAACACGTTGAACTGGCCTGGTGGACGAGTTGGCACACCATTACGCTACAAAACCAGGTGTTTTCGAAGAGCGGGAAGTTTATAACGCCCGGCGCACCCGAGATGCTGTCACTGACGATGCTACGGGGCAGCCGGGCTGGCCTGACCGAACCAGCCTCTATTCTACTGTCAGCGTCGCTAGCCAGGGCCTTGTTTGGCGATACCGACCCGCTGCACAAGAC comes from Fibrella aestuarina BUZ 2 and encodes:
- a CDS encoding PadR family transcriptional regulator is translated as MRRTYLGEFEEVVLLMVAILDGDGYGVTVSQALEEHTGRVVTFGAVHNTLIRLEEKGFVISELGGATAARGGRRKRLFRVTALGSRALQEIQQLRQELWQLVPPHTLRLSGL